One part of the Denticeps clupeoides chromosome 16, fDenClu1.1, whole genome shotgun sequence genome encodes these proteins:
- the LOC114765539 gene encoding gamma-aminobutyric acid receptor-associated protein-like 2 translates to MKWMFKEDHSLEHRCVESAKIRNKYPDRVPVIVEKVSDSQIVDIDKRKYLVPADITVAQFMWIIRKRIQLPSEKAIFLFVDKTVPQSSITMGQLYEKEKDDDGFLYVAYSGENTFGILEILGLHLWTTVTSFPQTLPPHSFK, encoded by the exons ATGAAATGGATGTTTAAAGAGGACCATTCTCTCG AACATCGGTGTGTTGAATCAGCCAAAATTCGCAACAAGTACCCTGACAGGGTGCCG GTGATTGTGGAGAAAGTGTCAGATTCACAGATTGTAGACATTGATAAGAGGAAGTACCTGGTTCCTGCTGACATCACCGTGGCACAGTTCATGTGGATCATTAGGAAGCGTATCCAGCTGCCCTCAGAAAAGGCCATTTTCCTGTTTGTGGACAAGACTGTGCCTCAATCCAG CATCACAATGGGACAGCTCTATGAGAAAGAGAAGGATGACGACGGCTTTTTGTATGTGGCCTACAGTGGCGAAAATACTTTTGGCATTTTAGAAATCCTCGGACTGCACCTTTGGACCACGGTCACTTCTTTCCCTCAAACTCTCCCACCTcactcatttaaataa
- the LOC114765540 gene encoding LOW QUALITY PROTEIN: casein kinase II subunit alpha' (The sequence of the model RefSeq protein was modified relative to this genomic sequence to represent the inferred CDS: inserted 2 bases in 2 codons; deleted 2 bases in 2 codons; substituted 1 base at 1 genomic stop codon), whose amino-acid sequence MPGPAAGSRARVYADVNKLKSXEYWDYEAHVPSWSNQDDYQLVRKLGRGKYSEVFEAMNVNSNERVVVKILKPVKKKKIKREIKILENLKGGTNIIRLVDTVKDPVSRTPALVLXSINNTDFKDLYQRLTDFDIRYYLYELLKALDYCHSMGIMHRDVKPHNVMIDHQMRKLRLIDWGLAEFYIPAQEYNVRVASRSYKGPELLVDYQMYDYSLDMWSLGCMLASMIFQKEPFFHGTRQLRPAVRIAKVXGTDDLYSYLQKYHIELDSRFKDLLGSKQTRKRWEQFVRQRTQHLVSPEALDLLDKLLRYDHQQRLTAAEAYGTPYFFPVLKGQSLSNTDSTLAISGSNAT is encoded by the exons ATGCCCGGTCCGGCGGCCGGCAGCAGAGCGCGGGTGTACGCTGATGTCAACAAGCTTAAGA AAGAGTACTGGGACTACGAGGCGCACGTTCCCAGCTGGAG TAACCAGGATGACTATCAGCTGGTGCGCAAATTGGGAAGAGGGAAGTACAGTGAAGTCTTTGAAGCCATGAATGTCAACAGCAATgaaagggtggtggttaaaattCTCAAG cctgtgaagaagaagaagatcaaACGTGAGATCAAAATCCTGGAAAATTTAAAGGGAGGAACCAATATTATCCGTCTGGTGGACACAGTTAAGGACCCTGTG TCAAGAACACCGGCGCTGGTTCTTTGAAGCATCAATAACACAGATTTCAAG GACCTTTACCAGAGGTTAACAGATTTTGATATACGTTACTACCTGTATGAGCTGTTGAAG GCACTAGACTACTGTCACAGTATGGGAATCATGCACCGTGATGTCAAGCCACACAATGTCATGATCGACCACCAGATGAGAAAG CTGCGCCTCATT GATTGGGGTCTGGCAGAGTTCTACATCCCAGCTCAGGAGTATAACGTCAGGGTGGCATCCAGGTCTTACAAGGGACCAGAGCTTCTGGTGGATTATCAG ATGTATGATTACAGCTTGGACATGTGGAGTCTTGGCTGCATGCTGGCCAGTATGATT TTTCAAAAGGAGCCATTTTTTCATGGGACAAGACAACTACGACCAG CTGTTCGTATTGCCAAGG CTGGAACAGATGATCTGTACAGCTATCTGCAGAAGTACCACATCGAATTGGACTCGCGCTTCAAGGACCTGTTGGGCAGTAA GCAGACCCGTAAGCGTTGGGAGCAGTTTGTCAGGCAGAGGACCCAGCACCTGGTCAGCCCAGAAGCCCTGGACCTGCTGGACAAGCTGCTGCGCTATGACCATCAACAGAGATTGACTGCTGCTGAAGCATATGGAACACCTTACTTCT TTCCTGTGCTGAAGGGCCAGTCTCTCTCCAACACAGACAGCACTCTGGCAATAAGTGGCTCCAATGCAACATGA
- the kiaa0895l gene encoding LOW QUALITY PROTEIN: uncharacterized protein KIAA0895-like (The sequence of the model RefSeq protein was modified relative to this genomic sequence to represent the inferred CDS: inserted 1 base in 1 codon): MVYIVDVAMVLDLGENCMELVEGEENKTDALEPDVQTDRSTRHPRTRACSSSITERNRLAKNAQQQSEVYTRPGPAMVTDHNAVAVEAGGCQAKAKNSLGTGQRMENRKLLSAEVNLANLRMPSARRILQPPWRSGVPSPPVRSLTGASPGPAGWMRRSESTCTVNSVRPVTRRCMRPATSLPHIARLGGGKTMASPSSSVPRVPCLLVALRPINLEEERQAFFQSDYHYEPQFKYSSPEPSSVLEKYREGSGLFLAQAVGILECVLTKFGSYENFEEVTGGKVLPKSRVWTAVRKYLQKEGCVGEVVVCLSEELLSQAVMMVESCRPTLTINLSGARQHWLEGMLRHEIGTHYLRGVNNNQQPWSTTAGRKQFGLKPANPTEEGLASLHSVXLRKQPYLWRAALLYYTVYHATSMSFSQLFHHIGHFVQDPAVRWEYCLRAKRGQTDTSKPGCFSKDQVYLDGILRILRHRRNIDFKMLTSLGKVSYEDVEKLRHQAVLHKTRIPHFMQDEQSYLQHLDYIVEVNELDDTQLQELIS; this comes from the exons ATG GTTTACATCGTTGATGTGGCAATGGTGCTTGACTTGGGTGAGAACTGCATGGAGCTGGTCGAAGGGGAGGAGAACAAAACAGATGCGTTAGAGCCAGACGTCCAGACTGACAGGAGTACCAGACATCCCAGAACCAgagcctgcagcagcagcatcactgAGAGAAACAGGCTCGCCAAAAATGCACAGCAGCAGTCAGAGGTGTACACCAGACCTGGCCCTGCTATGGTGACAGATCACAATGCTGTGGCTGTTGAAGCTGGGGGCTGCCAGGCCAAAGCTAAGAACAGTCTCGGAACAGGACAAAGAATGGAAAACCGCAAGCTGCTGAGTGCAGAGGTCAACTTGGCAAATCTTAGAATGCCCTCTGCAAGGAGAATCCTGCAGCCACCGTGGCGCAGTGGCGTTCCATCTCCCCCGGTCCGTAGTCTGACTGGCGCCAGCCCGGGACCTGCAGGGTGGATGAGACGAAGTGAAAGCACCTGCACTGTCAACTCTGTGCGCCCAGTCACAAGGAGGTGCATGCGGCCTGCCACCTCACTACCCCACATTGCTCGACTGGGTGGGGGCAAGACAATGGCCTCTCCTTCTTCCTCAGTACCTCGTGTCCCATGCCTGCTGGTGGCATTGCGACCCATAAACCTAGAGGAGGAACGTCAGGCTTTCTTCCAGTCAGACTACCACTATGAACCCCAGTTTAAATACTCCTCTCCAGAACCGAGTAGTGTGCTGGAAAAATACAGAGAAGGGTCTGGCCTCTTCCTTGCTCAG GCAGTGGGGATCCTGGAATGTGTCTTGACGAAATTTGGCTCATATGAGAATTTTGAAGAGGTCACAGGTGGTAAAGTGCTGCCCAAGAGCCGTGTGTGGACAGCAGTACGCAAATACCTGCAGAAGGAAGGTTGTGTGGGTGAG GTTGTGGTTTGTCTCTCAGAGGAGCTGCTGTCCCAGGCAGTGATGATGGTAGAGAGCTGTCGTCCAACGCTCACCATTAACCTGTCTGGAGCTCGGCAGCACTGGTTGGAGGGGATGCTGAGACATGAGATAG GTACTCACTATCTGCGAGGTGTCAACAACAATCAGCAACCATGGAGCACCACTGCTGGGAGAAAGCAGTTCGGCCTGAAGCCTGCGAACCCCACAGAGGAAGGACTGGCCAGTTTACATAGTG TTTTACGAAAACAGCCATACCTATGGCGAGCAGCACTCTTATACTACACTGTTTACCATGCCACCAGCATGAGCTTTAGTCAGCTGTTTCACCATATTGGCCACTTCGTCCAGGATCCTGCTGTACGATGGGAGTACTGCCTCCGTGCCAAGCGTGGCCAGACAGATACCTCAAAACCAG GCTGCTTTAGTAAAGATCAGGTGTACCTTGATGGAATCCTCAGGATTTTGCGCCACCGGAGGAATATTGACTTCAAGATGCTGACCTCACTAGGCAAG GTTTCATATGAGGATGTGGAGAAGCTACGACATCAGGCAGTCCTCCATAAAACCCGCATTCCTCACTTCATGCAGGATGAGCAAAGCTACCTGCAACACCTTGACTACATTGTTGAGGTCAATGAGCTGGACGACACTCAGCTCCAAGAACTCATCTCCTGA